The stretch of DNA GACGCACAGCGCAGTGAGATGGCATTCGCGTTGGGACAGTCCGTAGGCCATGGCAATGACGGGCGCGATCTCATGTGGCGTCGCGGGTTGGATGATGACGGCGGTGCGTCCGTCTTCGACGCCGGAAAGCCTGGTCCCGTACAGCAACAGCCAGGCGCCGGATCGCGTGCGTACCCGCGAGCGCGCGGCAAGTTCCAGCGGATCGGTGCCCGGTTCGATCGCCCGCGCCCGGGCCGCAATGGCCTGCACGACCTTCGATTCGAACGGCGTCGACGGCGCCGGGACCTCGACAATTTCGTCGATCCAGCGTTCCGCGGCGGGTGAGACCGATTCCGGGTTGCCCGCGGCGTCGAAGACCACCACACCGGGGCCGTAGTCCACGGTCGTCACGGCGGCCTCGACCTCGTGGAGCATCGAACGTCGCAGACCGGTCGCGAGCGCGGGCGCCAGCGCGGCGATCGCGCGGACGTGCTCGGCGGTGTACCACGGCGCGCCCGCATCGCGCAGGAAGGCCGCTGCACCCCAATAGACCCCGTCCGACACCAGGGAGACCCGCAGCTCGTCGCCGATTCCGTACGCCTCGTGCGAACGGTGCCGTGCACTGCGGGACAAATCTCCGTGGGTATCCAGACTGAGTGCACCCGCCAGGCGGCCACTGTGCGCAAGAAACGCCCACTTGTCGACATCCTCGACCTCGTATTCGTAATGCGCCAACCAGGATCCGGAACACCCCACGTTCCGGTTGACGCTGCCGGTGAACAGGATGGTGCCCGGGTCGACGGTGTGCCAGCAGCAGCGGTCATGTGGAATCACCGTGCGCAGGGCCTCGCTCATTCGCGCGCTGTACCCCACCCAGTCCAGCTGGTCGGCGGCGGCACGCGAGATTTGA from Rhodococcus opacus B4 encodes:
- a CDS encoding helix-turn-helix transcriptional regulator, whose product is MAESLRVRDQISRAAADQLDWVGYSARMSEALRTVIPHDRCCWHTVDPGTILFTGSVNRNVGCSGSWLAHYEYEVEDVDKWAFLAHSGRLAGALSLDTHGDLSRSARHRSHEAYGIGDELRVSLVSDGVYWGAAAFLRDAGAPWYTAEHVRAIAALAPALATGLRRSMLHEVEAAVTTVDYGPGVVVFDAAGNPESVSPAAERWIDEIVEVPAPSTPFESKVVQAIAARARAIEPGTDPLELAARSRVRTRSGAWLLLYGTRLSGVEDGRTAVIIQPATPHEIAPVIAMAYGLSQRECHLTALCVQGRSTREMAQAMSLSVYTIQDHMKSIFDKTGVRSRGELVGQIFLEHYAPRWELAASPPSGWWAKGIN